The following proteins are co-located in the Solea senegalensis isolate Sse05_10M linkage group LG12, IFAPA_SoseM_1, whole genome shotgun sequence genome:
- the cltb gene encoding clathrin light chain B isoform X2 — MADNGAHTTEEDPAAAFLAQQESEIAGIENDGDGDGFGSLEGANGHQPAQPQPTSYDGFEDEPATVNGDLFQESNGPTDNYAAIAQVDIQRQEPESLRKWREEQKTRLEALDTASKAAEAEWKEKAKKELEDWHVHQAEQMEKNKANNRIADKAFYKQPNSDVIGFVASEEAFLADSDGDSPTGTEWERVARLCDFNPKTNKQAKDVSRMRSVLISLKQTPLVR; from the exons ATGGCCGACAACGGAGCCCACACGACTGAAGAGGACCCAGCCGCGGCTTTCCTGGCTCAACAGGAGAGCGAGATCGCGGGGATAGAGAACGACGGCGACGGCGACGGCTTTGGGTCGCTGGAAGGAGCGAACGGCCACCAGCCGGCTCAGCCTCAGCCCACCAGCTATG ACGGTTTTGAAGACGAGCCTGCCACGGTGAATGGAGACCTGTTTCAG GAATCCAATGGTCCAACAGACAACTATGCAGCCATTGCCCAGGTGGATATTCAGAGACAAGAGCCGGAGAGTTTACGCAAATGGAGGGAAGAGCAGAAGACACGACTTGAAGCATTAG ACACAGCATCcaaggcagcagaggcagaGTGGAAAGAAAAAGCCAAAAAGGAGCTGGAGGACTGGCATGTGCACCAGGCTGAGCAGATGGAAAAGAACAAGGCCAACAACAG GATTGCTGACAAGGCTTTCTACAAACAACCCAACTCTGATGTTATAGGCTTTGT AGCGTCAGAGGAGGCTTTCCTGGCAGATAGTGATGGCGACAGTCCAACAGGAACAGAATGGGAGAGAGTAGCCCGTCTCTGCGACTTCAATCCCAAAACCAACAAACAGGCAAAGGATGTTTCTCGAATGCGTTCAGTCCTCATCTCTCTCAAACAGACACCTCTAGTCCGCTGA
- the higd2a gene encoding HIG1 domain family member 2A, mitochondrial: MAASTTPAVPEQTVRTSLSGNADGPPVIEGFNPFQHSANETFKEKCMRKAKENPFVPIGCLATAGVLMYGLRAFQQGNTKGSQLLMRGRIAAQGFTVVALVVGVLATTVKSKQ, from the exons ATGGCGGCATCTACGACACCAGCGGTCCCAGAACAAACTGTTCGAACTTCGTTATCAGGAAATGCTGACGGTCCTCCTGTTATAGAGGGCTTCAACCCTTTCCAGCACTCCGCGAATGAGACGTTTAAAGAGAAATGTATGAGAAAAGCCAAGGAGAATCCTTTCGTCCCGATAG GTTGTTTGGCAACAGCCGGAGTATTGATGTATGGCCTGCGTGCCTTCCAGCAAGGGAATACCAAGGGCTCCCAGCTGTTGATGAGGGGACGTATTGCTGCTCAAGGCTTCACTGTAGTCGCCCTCGTTGTTGGTGTCTTAGCTACAACTGTGAAATCCAAGCAATGA
- the cltb gene encoding clathrin light chain B isoform X3: MADNGAHTTEEDPAAAFLAQQESEIAGIENDGDGDGFGSLEGANGHQPAQPQPTSYDGFEDEPATVNGDLFQESNGPTDNYAAIAQVDIQRQEPESLRKWREEQKTRLEALDTASKAAEAEWKEKAKKELEDWHVHQAEQMEKNKANNRASEEAFLADSDGDSPTGTEWERVARLCDFNPKTNKQAKDVSRMRSVLISLKQTPLVR, from the exons ATGGCCGACAACGGAGCCCACACGACTGAAGAGGACCCAGCCGCGGCTTTCCTGGCTCAACAGGAGAGCGAGATCGCGGGGATAGAGAACGACGGCGACGGCGACGGCTTTGGGTCGCTGGAAGGAGCGAACGGCCACCAGCCGGCTCAGCCTCAGCCCACCAGCTATG ACGGTTTTGAAGACGAGCCTGCCACGGTGAATGGAGACCTGTTTCAG GAATCCAATGGTCCAACAGACAACTATGCAGCCATTGCCCAGGTGGATATTCAGAGACAAGAGCCGGAGAGTTTACGCAAATGGAGGGAAGAGCAGAAGACACGACTTGAAGCATTAG ACACAGCATCcaaggcagcagaggcagaGTGGAAAGAAAAAGCCAAAAAGGAGCTGGAGGACTGGCATGTGCACCAGGCTGAGCAGATGGAAAAGAACAAGGCCAACAACAG AGCGTCAGAGGAGGCTTTCCTGGCAGATAGTGATGGCGACAGTCCAACAGGAACAGAATGGGAGAGAGTAGCCCGTCTCTGCGACTTCAATCCCAAAACCAACAAACAGGCAAAGGATGTTTCTCGAATGCGTTCAGTCCTCATCTCTCTCAAACAGACACCTCTAGTCCGCTGA
- the cltb gene encoding clathrin light chain B isoform X1 gives MADNGAHTTEEDPAAAFLAQQESEIAGIENDGDGDGFGSLEGANGHQPAQPQPTSYDGFEDEPATVNGDLFQESNGPTDNYAAIAQVDIQRQEPESLRKWREEQKTRLEALDTASKAAEAEWKEKAKKELEDWHVHQAEQMEKNKANNRLCPSLARIADKAFYKQPNSDVIGFVASEEAFLADSDGDSPTGTEWERVARLCDFNPKTNKQAKDVSRMRSVLISLKQTPLVR, from the exons ATGGCCGACAACGGAGCCCACACGACTGAAGAGGACCCAGCCGCGGCTTTCCTGGCTCAACAGGAGAGCGAGATCGCGGGGATAGAGAACGACGGCGACGGCGACGGCTTTGGGTCGCTGGAAGGAGCGAACGGCCACCAGCCGGCTCAGCCTCAGCCCACCAGCTATG ACGGTTTTGAAGACGAGCCTGCCACGGTGAATGGAGACCTGTTTCAG GAATCCAATGGTCCAACAGACAACTATGCAGCCATTGCCCAGGTGGATATTCAGAGACAAGAGCCGGAGAGTTTACGCAAATGGAGGGAAGAGCAGAAGACACGACTTGAAGCATTAG ACACAGCATCcaaggcagcagaggcagaGTGGAAAGAAAAAGCCAAAAAGGAGCTGGAGGACTGGCATGTGCACCAGGCTGAGCAGATGGAAAAGAACAAGGCCAACAACAG ACTCTGCCCAAGTCTGGCACG GATTGCTGACAAGGCTTTCTACAAACAACCCAACTCTGATGTTATAGGCTTTGT AGCGTCAGAGGAGGCTTTCCTGGCAGATAGTGATGGCGACAGTCCAACAGGAACAGAATGGGAGAGAGTAGCCCGTCTCTGCGACTTCAATCCCAAAACCAACAAACAGGCAAAGGATGTTTCTCGAATGCGTTCAGTCCTCATCTCTCTCAAACAGACACCTCTAGTCCGCTGA